The following proteins are co-located in the Flectobacillus major DSM 103 genome:
- a CDS encoding TM2 domain-containing protein, with amino-acid sequence MKNKTTAGILALLLGGLGVHKFYLGKTGYGILYLLFCWTFIPSLVSLIEGIMLLTMSDDSFNSKYNQAILSFLYSQNSNVKNRRSNPPVSTKTNINSKSDELNSAVVKSLEKDANSPKISHESTSNFDFPIISDTLKTEEIESKTTQPLVKPIEILEHNLKSSNESTSNFDFPIISDTLKTEEIESKTTQPLVKPIEILEHNLKSSNESTSNFDSPIISDTLKTEEIESKTTQPLVKPIEILEHNLKSSNESTSNFDSPIISDTLKTEEIESKTTQPLVKPIEILEHNLKSSNESTSNFDSPIISDTLKTEEIESKTTQPLVKPIEILEHNLKSSNESTSNFDSPIISDTLKTEEIESKITQPLIKPIEILEHNLKSSNETEFSEKGKLARRNWQSIDVVGTFILKESNYKGHQEALSYFQKQSTFDQYSMNNERFYSIQFDLLKEDDFSNILNVTTKVRKYTEVEIEGNYLNPTELNLALWLFRSKSEIEFQQRLATAINRNSSERVENALEIKKYLEVLKSTSSTQEIQNATC; translated from the coding sequence ATGAAGAACAAAACCACAGCTGGTATCCTTGCACTATTGTTAGGAGGTCTTGGCGTACACAAGTTCTACCTCGGTAAAACAGGATATGGTATTCTGTATCTACTTTTCTGCTGGACCTTCATTCCATCATTAGTTTCCTTAATTGAGGGAATTATGCTTTTGACGATGTCAGATGATTCATTCAACTCGAAATACAATCAAGCAATACTTTCATTTCTTTACAGTCAAAATAGTAATGTAAAAAATAGACGTTCAAATCCACCCGTCTCTACAAAAACTAACATAAATTCAAAAAGTGACGAATTGAATTCAGCAGTAGTTAAATCACTGGAAAAAGATGCCAATAGTCCCAAAATATCACATGAAAGTACTTCTAATTTTGACTTCCCAATTATCTCAGACACTTTAAAAACGGAAGAAATAGAGTCGAAAACAACTCAACCATTGGTAAAACCAATTGAAATATTAGAACATAATCTAAAAAGCTCTAATGAAAGTACTTCTAATTTTGACTTCCCAATTATCTCAGACACTTTAAAAACGGAAGAAATAGAGTCGAAAACAACTCAACCATTGGTAAAACCAATTGAAATATTAGAACATAATCTAAAAAGCTCTAATGAAAGTACTTCTAATTTTGACTCCCCAATTATCTCAGACACTTTAAAAACGGAAGAAATAGAGTCGAAAACAACTCAACCATTGGTAAAACCAATTGAAATATTAGAACATAATCTAAAAAGCTCTAATGAAAGTACTTCTAATTTTGACTCCCCAATTATCTCAGACACTTTAAAAACGGAAGAAATAGAGTCGAAAACAACTCAACCATTGGTAAAACCAATTGAAATATTAGAACATAATCTAAAAAGCTCTAATGAAAGTACTTCTAATTTTGACTCCCCAATTATCTCAGACACTTTAAAAACGGAAGAAATAGAGTCGAAAACAACTCAACCATTGGTAAAACCAATTGAAATATTAGAACATAATCTAAAAAGCTCTAATGAAAGTACTTCTAATTTTGACTCCCCAATTATCTCAGACACTTTAAAAACGGAAGAAATAGAGTCGAAAATAACTCAACCATTGATAAAACCAATTGAAATATTAGAACATAATCTAAAAAGCTCTAATGAAACTGAATTTAGTGAAAAAGGAAAATTAGCTAGAAGGAATTGGCAATCAATAGATGTAGTAGGCACATTTATACTCAAAGAATCAAACTACAAAGGGCATCAAGAAGCATTGAGTTATTTCCAGAAACAAAGCACATTTGACCAGTATAGTATGAATAATGAAAGGTTTTACTCAATCCAGTTTGACTTACTTAAGGAAGATGATTTTAGTAATATATTAAATGTAACAACTAAAGTTCGAAAGTACACAGAGGTAGAAATCGAAGGTAATTACTTAAATCCAACAGAGTTAAATTTAGCCTTATGGTTGTTCAGGTCAAAAAGTGAAATTGAATTTCAACAACGACTTGCGACTGCAATTAACAGAAACAGTTCAGAAAGAGTTGAGAATGCTTTAGAGATTAAAAAGTATCTGGAGGTTTTAAAAAGTACATCTTCAACTCAAGAAATTCAAAATGCCACCTGTTAA
- a CDS encoding helix-turn-helix domain-containing protein has translation MSVGQRVKELRGGMSQIDFAKQFGVTSSTISGIEAGKSIPSVELATRICEMYNCSLDWLLRGIGEKETAKVQPVTPALDIDLMTKYLKVLEENSELQKRLNKEQEKEIEKLQAANSGVQTPQ, from the coding sequence ATGTCAGTAGGTCAAAGAGTGAAAGAATTACGAGGTGGGATGTCTCAAATTGACTTTGCTAAACAGTTTGGAGTAACATCTTCTACTATTTCAGGAATTGAAGCTGGTAAAAGTATTCCATCTGTTGAGTTAGCAACGAGAATTTGTGAGATGTACAATTGTTCTTTAGACTGGTTACTTAGAGGAATTGGTGAAAAAGAAACTGCCAAAGTCCAACCTGTAACACCAGCTCTAGACATTGACTTAATGACTAAATATTTAAAGGTGTTAGAGGAGAACAGCGAGTTACAAAAGCGGTTGAACAAGGAGCAAGAGAAGGAGATTGAAAAGCTTCAGGCCGCTAATTCAGGGGTTCAAACCCCACAATAA
- a CDS encoding serine hydrolase domain-containing protein codes for MINRIFYHTVCFALTLLSLNAYGQIKSINGKNISKSSMNSFLLAQMDSLKLPGLSIAFIDNGKIIYHNELGFADIENKTKVDSNTIFEAASMSKTTFAYFVLKLVDKGILTLDTPLYKYLPNKDIAYDERYKLITARMVLSHTTGLPNWREWDLADSSLHIKKGDLYLKFTPGTHFSYSGEAYQYLVNVVAHLLHKTQKELDAVFYKEVCKPLNMKHAYYWWNNYISKYRATGYKQKDSDGVNVKNELKKFEEFGAAGTLRTNAIDYANFMIGLINGQGLSKKSLAEMFKQQSKVPDWDDADFWGLGINMKKTDYGTRYMHSGNNGDFTAYFMMYKDKKKGFVFMTNCNRAGDLFDKLEPFYSNGK; via the coding sequence ATGATAAATCGAATCTTCTATCATACAGTCTGTTTTGCTCTGACACTTTTATCTTTAAACGCCTATGGACAAATAAAATCTATTAATGGAAAGAACATTTCAAAATCTTCTATGAACAGTTTTCTGTTGGCACAAATGGACTCATTGAAATTGCCTGGACTTTCCATTGCATTTATTGACAATGGTAAAATAATTTATCATAATGAACTAGGTTTTGCTGACATTGAAAATAAAACAAAAGTAGACTCCAATACTATTTTTGAAGCCGCATCAATGAGCAAAACAACCTTTGCTTATTTTGTTCTAAAATTAGTTGACAAAGGCATTTTAACATTAGATACACCCTTATATAAATATCTGCCAAACAAAGATATTGCTTATGATGAAAGGTATAAATTGATAACAGCAAGAATGGTTCTTTCACATACAACAGGCTTGCCAAACTGGAGAGAGTGGGACTTAGCTGATTCTAGTCTTCATATTAAAAAAGGAGACCTCTATTTAAAATTTACACCCGGCACCCACTTTTCATATTCAGGAGAAGCCTACCAATACCTAGTTAATGTAGTAGCTCATTTGCTCCACAAAACTCAAAAGGAACTTGATGCTGTCTTTTATAAGGAAGTATGCAAGCCACTTAATATGAAACATGCCTATTATTGGTGGAACAACTACATAAGTAAGTATAGAGCCACAGGCTATAAACAAAAAGACAGCGACGGAGTAAACGTAAAAAATGAATTAAAGAAATTTGAAGAGTTTGGGGCTGCTGGCACCCTTAGAACGAATGCCATTGACTATGCTAACTTTATGATAGGACTAATTAATGGACAAGGGCTTTCCAAAAAATCTTTAGCTGAAATGTTTAAACAACAATCAAAAGTACCTGATTGGGACGATGCAGATTTTTGGGGTCTTGGTATCAATATGAAAAAAACAGACTATGGGACAAGATATATGCACAGCGGAAACAATGGCGATTTTACAGCATACTTTATGATGTATAAAGACAAAAAGAAAGGATTTGTTTTTATGACAAATTGCAATAGGGCTGGTGATTTATTTGATAAACTAGAACCATTCTATTCAAACGGAAAGTAA
- a CDS encoding helix-turn-helix domain-containing protein has translation MQLEISLPKEQLELLELVKKQNETLLSQKVGSVWLSDEEVAQRFGVSVSLITKWRKQFDLPFSQIGEVRRYSTQKIDAWFAEFSPQHILRRAS, from the coding sequence ATGCAACTCGAAATAAGCCTCCCCAAAGAGCAACTCGAACTACTAGAGTTGGTAAAGAAACAAAACGAAACATTGCTGAGCCAAAAGGTGGGTAGCGTATGGCTTAGCGACGAGGAAGTAGCCCAACGCTTTGGGGTGTCGGTAAGCCTGATTACTAAGTGGCGAAAGCAGTTTGACCTGCCTTTTAGCCAGATTGGCGAGGTACGGCGGTACTCGACACAGAAAATTGATGCTTGGTTTGCGGAGTTTTCGCCCCAGCATATTTTGCGTAGAGCTTCATGA
- a CDS encoding phage integrase SAM-like domain-containing protein: protein MTFYYWFREGIKPDKGVIYCEIRIDGAKSVPISTKVKLARKNWNSAEQCFEGKDAAKNARIIEFWELRFKQIYHEIISEKPNEPIAPTEILIRHRGASSLERKVRQYPTFLECFKEFLRTQEELVKADKLSEQTVKIFRAKYITLKEYLAFKGLDKIKSDNISTTLCEEFKHYLLINRYEASTIEKYLFLIKRVTAFANSRGLAKSKPLDNYKIEKAKSKDPISLTKYELDKMDKLELSEKLRKTVEIARFCAETSLSFCDYNTLDETEYELDEDGTPWIVLGRDKSDTPQRIPLNDKALEIFNKYGGAVDTLPKISNANLNKYIKEIAKKARIHKHLTFHTSRKSFVDYVLNTLELPNTTIQAIVGWKDSRQLSRYAKVQNSTIKRQFLKKDMG from the coding sequence ATGACCTTTTATTATTGGTTTAGAGAAGGTATAAAGCCCGATAAAGGCGTTATTTATTGCGAAATAAGAATTGATGGTGCAAAATCAGTACCTATCTCTACAAAAGTTAAATTAGCTCGTAAAAACTGGAATTCTGCCGAACAGTGCTTTGAAGGTAAGGATGCTGCCAAGAATGCCAGAATCATTGAGTTCTGGGAACTGAGATTCAAACAAATCTATCATGAAATCATTAGCGAAAAGCCTAATGAACCTATTGCTCCTACAGAAATATTGATTCGCCATCGTGGAGCAAGCTCACTTGAACGTAAAGTGCGGCAATATCCAACATTTCTTGAATGTTTTAAGGAGTTCTTGAGAACTCAGGAGGAATTAGTCAAAGCTGACAAGCTGAGTGAGCAAACAGTAAAAATCTTTAGAGCTAAGTACATTACGCTAAAAGAATACCTAGCTTTCAAGGGATTAGACAAAATTAAGAGTGATAATATCTCAACAACCCTATGTGAAGAATTTAAACATTATCTACTGATTAATAGGTATGAAGCTTCTACTATAGAGAAATACTTATTTCTTATCAAAAGAGTGACAGCCTTTGCCAATAGCAGAGGTTTGGCTAAATCTAAGCCCTTAGATAACTACAAAATAGAAAAGGCTAAGTCCAAAGACCCTATATCGTTAACGAAGTATGAGTTAGATAAAATGGACAAATTAGAGTTGAGTGAAAAGCTACGAAAAACCGTAGAGATAGCCCGTTTTTGTGCTGAAACATCACTATCCTTTTGCGATTATAATACACTAGATGAAACAGAATACGAACTTGACGAAGATGGAACACCTTGGATAGTACTTGGTAGAGACAAAAGCGATACCCCACAACGTATTCCATTGAATGATAAAGCCTTAGAAATATTTAATAAATATGGAGGAGCAGTAGACACTCTCCCTAAAATAAGTAATGCCAATTTGAATAAATATATCAAAGAAATAGCTAAAAAGGCAAGGATACACAAGCACCTGACTTTTCACACCTCACGAAAGAGCTTTGTTGACTATGTTTTAAACACCTTAGAACTACCCAACACAACGATTCAGGCCATAGTGGGTTGGAAGGATAGTAGGCAACTATCAAGGTATGCCAAAGTACAAAACTCAACAATTAAGCGGCAATTCCTGAAAAAAGATATGGGTTAG
- a CDS encoding HNH endonuclease: MPDCQHGLIADETETDDESIIGDEAHIVARSDDGPRGVSDLTPEDRDKYDNLVLLCRKHHKIVDDQPGFYTVEKLKEIKALHEAWVKESLHLDKEKEKDDLNYASYIDTIAKTFDFDSWDGWTSSLVSHGQPSIRYKKLKELQTIPNFIVSRFWPKRYEELEASIFNLKNVLNDLIKVFYKYADEGAIDKAKETDEDRTIRTRKFYKIDEWNPELYNKLSEKFDYHVSLVEDLALEMTRAANLVIEKIRKYISPKYREEEGKLLMTSGPHMDFSWKTFKVEYKTDEKKENHPYHGLKSFMTERAGRDLHYGEGVDTHYLPKRFEP, encoded by the coding sequence ATGCCCGATTGTCAGCATGGCCTTATTGCTGACGAAACCGAAACAGATGATGAATCTATTATTGGCGATGAGGCACACATTGTTGCTCGAAGTGACGACGGTCCAAGGGGTGTTTCAGATTTAACACCAGAAGACCGTGACAAATACGACAACTTAGTTTTGTTGTGCCGCAAGCACCATAAAATTGTCGACGACCAACCAGGTTTCTATACAGTTGAAAAGCTAAAAGAAATAAAAGCTCTACATGAAGCTTGGGTAAAAGAGAGTTTACATCTTGACAAAGAAAAAGAAAAGGATGATTTAAACTATGCGTCATACATTGACACAATAGCTAAAACTTTTGATTTTGACAGTTGGGATGGTTGGACGTCTTCCTTAGTAAGTCATGGTCAACCTTCAATTAGGTATAAAAAATTAAAAGAATTACAAACTATACCAAACTTTATAGTTTCAAGATTTTGGCCAAAGAGATACGAGGAATTAGAAGCATCCATTTTTAACTTAAAGAATGTTTTGAACGATTTAATAAAAGTTTTTTATAAGTATGCAGATGAAGGTGCAATTGATAAAGCCAAAGAAACTGATGAGGACAGAACTATAAGAACAAGAAAATTCTATAAAATTGACGAGTGGAATCCAGAACTATACAATAAATTATCGGAGAAATTCGATTATCATGTTTCTTTAGTTGAAGACTTAGCACTTGAAATGACAAGGGCAGCAAATCTCGTAATTGAAAAAATAAGAAAATACATTTCCCCAAAATATCGAGAAGAAGAAGGCAAACTTCTTATGACTTCTGGCCCACACATGGATTTTAGTTGGAAAACATTTAAAGTTGAATACAAAACGGACGAGAAAAAGGAAAATCACCCTTATCATGGTTTGAAATCATTTATGACAGAAAGAGCAGGCAGAGACTTACATTATGGCGAGGGCGTTGACACTCATTATTTGCCTAAAAGATTTGAACCATAA
- the yhdJ gene encoding adenine-specific DNA-methyltransferase, with product MEILGNEQHKIIHGDALEALKTLPDNSVDLIFADPPYNIGKNFNGHIEKWKTEEAYLEWCYEWLDLCIKKLKPNGSFYVMTATQFMPFFDIYLRKKLDILSRLVWYYDSSGVQAKKYYGSMYEPILFCVKDKNNYTFNTDDILVEAKTGAKRKLIDYRKAVPTIYSSEKVPGNVWEFARVRYRMDEYENHPTQKPISLLERIIKASSNEGDLVIDPFSGTFTTCFVAKELGRNSIGIELQDEYVKIGLRRLQLAKEFKGEKLQKEIRTFETEKLATANTLKLFEEPNGEYIHSKH from the coding sequence ATGGAAATATTAGGTAACGAACAACATAAAATTATTCACGGAGACGCTTTGGAAGCATTAAAAACACTTCCTGACAACTCTGTGGATTTGATATTTGCCGACCCACCCTACAACATTGGTAAAAACTTCAACGGACATATTGAAAAATGGAAAACGGAAGAAGCATACCTTGAATGGTGCTACGAGTGGCTTGACCTGTGCATTAAAAAACTTAAACCAAACGGTAGTTTTTATGTAATGACAGCGACACAGTTTATGCCTTTTTTCGACATTTACCTTCGTAAAAAGTTAGACATACTTTCCCGACTTGTTTGGTATTATGACAGTTCGGGCGTTCAAGCCAAAAAATACTACGGTTCAATGTATGAGCCGATTTTGTTTTGTGTAAAAGACAAAAACAACTACACTTTTAACACGGACGACATTTTGGTAGAAGCAAAAACAGGAGCAAAACGCAAACTTATTGACTATCGCAAAGCCGTTCCGACTATTTACAGTTCAGAGAAAGTTCCCGGAAATGTTTGGGAGTTTGCAAGGGTTCGTTATCGTATGGACGAATACGAAAATCACCCGACACAAAAACCAATCTCTTTACTCGAAAGAATTATAAAAGCAAGTTCAAACGAAGGAGATTTAGTTATAGACCCATTTTCAGGAACATTTACTACTTGCTTTGTAGCAAAAGAACTTGGCAGAAATTCCATTGGTATAGAACTTCAAGACGAGTATGTAAAAATCGGTTTGCGGAGATTACAATTAGCGAAAGAGTTTAAAGGCGAAAAACTACAAAAGGAAATCCGCACATTTGAAACAGAAAAGTTGGCTACCGCCAACACCTTAAAATTATTTGAAGAGCCAAATGGAGAATATATTCACAGCAAACATTAA
- a CDS encoding DUF4494 domain-containing protein, translated as MATWFLGKISHNTEDINGNLKTNKEVYLVDAYSYTEAEAQLIRKLQQKVPEFRLEGLTRMKLSEVFIEDNEGTFFKMKVLYITFDERSQKEKMLPHTMIINAENPGLAYEYLSKKLGTFNDYKITDINTTQILDVFPYESAEK; from the coding sequence ATGGCAACTTGGTTTTTAGGAAAGATTAGTCATAATACCGAAGATATTAACGGTAACCTCAAGACTAACAAAGAAGTATACTTAGTAGATGCCTACAGCTATACCGAAGCTGAAGCACAACTGATTAGAAAGCTTCAGCAAAAAGTACCTGAATTTAGGCTGGAGGGATTAACCCGAATGAAGCTATCGGAGGTATTTATAGAGGACAATGAGGGTACTTTTTTCAAAATGAAGGTATTGTATATAACCTTTGATGAGCGTAGCCAGAAGGAAAAAATGCTACCTCATACGATGATTATTAATGCTGAAAACCCTGGGCTTGCTTATGAATACCTAAGCAAAAAACTAGGTACTTTCAACGACTACAAAATTACAGATATTAATACTACTCAAATTTTAGACGTGTTTCCTTATGAATCTGCTGAGAAGTAA
- a CDS encoding DUF5694 domain-containing protein: MKQFLTFLFFVITLNLFAQNVRYEKQNIYKTKFDDAIPVLNVATFHMGETSDANSTDFDENDKKNQQEIKKLAKILAEFKPTIIVIEDLPKNDSIRQISYLEYLKNPKKKFVNPDEIELLAYEVGRLSGATKIYGIDFKEGYNYNINVINSVDTTTLDKYASLSDENDAKNPEKGIPFYDLFKLNNHPQYLESLINFNADLLLYNSSKNNSEGADEAGKFYHRNLVMFSNLNQIPIGKNDKIFILMGGTHTAFFMDFLKRSPKFKLENTFDYLK, from the coding sequence ATGAAACAATTTTTGACATTCTTATTTTTTGTGATAACACTAAATCTTTTTGCACAAAATGTGCGTTATGAAAAACAGAATATTTACAAAACTAAATTTGACGATGCAATTCCTGTATTAAATGTAGCAACATTTCATATGGGAGAAACTTCTGATGCAAACTCAACAGACTTTGATGAAAACGATAAGAAAAATCAGCAAGAAATTAAAAAATTAGCTAAAATATTGGCAGAATTTAAGCCAACAATAATTGTTATCGAAGATTTACCTAAAAATGACAGTATAAGACAAATTTCATATTTAGAGTATCTAAAAAATCCAAAGAAAAAATTTGTAAATCCAGACGAAATAGAATTGTTAGCTTATGAAGTTGGAAGACTTAGCGGAGCAACAAAGATTTATGGAATTGACTTTAAAGAAGGGTATAACTACAATATAAATGTTATAAATAGTGTAGATACTACAACATTAGATAAATATGCTTCATTAAGTGATGAAAATGATGCGAAAAATCCAGAGAAAGGAATTCCTTTTTATGATTTATTCAAATTAAATAATCATCCTCAATATTTAGAAAGCCTCATAAACTTTAATGCTGATTTGTTACTGTACAATTCAAGTAAGAATAATTCCGAAGGAGCAGACGAGGCAGGAAAATTTTATCATAGAAATTTAGTTATGTTCTCTAATCTCAACCAAATTCCTATTGGAAAAAATGACAAGATTTTTATATTAATGGGTGGAACTCATACTGCTTTCTTTATGGATTTTTTAAAAAGAAGTCCAAAATTTAAACTTGAAAACACTTTTGATTATCTAAAATAA
- a CDS encoding ligand-binding sensor domain-containing protein, translating into MKNKLNYLILILTLNFSCVEKKSTDGESNKLELEATSKEDTLKFTSGIRSIFQDSKGNYWFGSLKEGVAVYNGKSFRYFTVNDGLTDNQINSIQEDKKGIIWFNTLQGVSSYDGTKIVNHTKANLGKSQNNFSVQGNEPLQDQWMKSDNDLWFEAGIKEGVYRFDGHKLSFLAFPPQKAINPNNLFSVTGISKGKNNMIWFGTYAGVFGYNGKEFKIINDETLGLDIEVEPLHIRSILEDSKGRLWIGNNGIGVLLKEGDSIINFSDKNKLIHPTSGRKGNKSLPGTLEHVFTIAEDSKGNIWFGDRDAGIWKYDGVKMINYTKKHGLTNDNALSIFEDVKGELWFGMEDGKVYKFNGNTFERQF; encoded by the coding sequence ATGAAAAATAAATTGAATTACTTAATACTTATTTTGACACTAAACTTTTCCTGCGTTGAAAAGAAATCAACAGATGGAGAAAGTAACAAGCTTGAATTGGAAGCTACTTCAAAAGAGGACACCTTAAAATTCACTTCGGGAATTCGTTCGATTTTTCAAGACAGCAAAGGAAATTATTGGTTTGGAAGCCTTAAAGAGGGAGTTGCTGTTTACAATGGTAAATCATTCAGGTACTTCACGGTTAATGATGGGCTAACAGACAATCAAATCAATTCCATTCAAGAAGATAAAAAGGGGATTATTTGGTTTAATACCCTACAAGGAGTGAGTAGTTATGATGGAACAAAAATAGTGAATCACACTAAGGCAAACTTAGGAAAATCTCAAAATAACTTCTCCGTTCAGGGCAATGAACCATTGCAAGACCAATGGATGAAATCAGATAACGACCTTTGGTTTGAAGCAGGAATTAAAGAAGGAGTTTATAGGTTTGATGGGCATAAATTAAGTTTCTTAGCATTTCCTCCTCAAAAAGCCATTAATCCAAATAATTTATTTTCTGTAACAGGTATTTCAAAAGGAAAAAACAATATGATTTGGTTCGGTACTTACGCAGGCGTTTTTGGCTATAATGGAAAAGAATTTAAAATTATCAATGACGAAACGCTTGGACTTGATATTGAAGTTGAACCTCTTCATATTAGAAGTATTCTCGAAGACTCAAAAGGCAGACTTTGGATTGGTAACAATGGCATTGGTGTATTACTAAAAGAAGGTGATTCAATAATTAATTTTTCTGATAAGAACAAATTAATTCACCCAACAAGTGGAAGAAAAGGTAATAAATCATTACCTGGCACTCTCGAACACGTTTTCACAATTGCAGAAGATAGTAAAGGTAATATATGGTTTGGTGACAGAGACGCAGGAATTTGGAAATATGATGGTGTAAAGATGATTAATTACACAAAGAAACATGGACTTACAAATGACAATGCTCTATCCATTTTTGAAGATGTTAAAGGCGAATTGTGGTTTGGAATGGAAGACGGAAAAGTGTATAAGTTTAACGGGAATACTTTTGAAAGGCAATTTTAA
- a CDS encoding BRCT domain-containing protein, producing MINSTTLDVFDNNGYQMYCSAAQLEKDLNILKGIMAGIHSDHHVNTQEIALIKDWIDNALAFERYYPYRVFIDNLRKVIADNIITEEEIQDINWLCQQYLNKDNPYYCAITSATQTLTGILSGITADGEINEEEIDFLNHWLDEHLFLRKTWLFDEIYRVTKEIVFTRHLSPNLLAEIQKITQMVASDLGNVDNSKLIEKIKLDTDISEISIEGKTFCITGNSLYNSRKEIVEMIEAHGGTAMSGVSSKTDYLLICDEKNSCWAFASYGRKVEKALQLQKSGKSKIEIVYEIDFYKHLDKPKTSQTVSDSFHAFAELLAIRFSNENELPNRLKNEPTKSKTNQNSATEISFRQKVDSWKFIIANMRDKIPTELVIRLASLSPSIEENVTQVTQVKDFLDFTDYLILKRDDEKCDDDELGLLSTLHTQFQKVIEKKISERE from the coding sequence ATGATTAACTCTACCACACTTGACGTATTTGATAACAACGGTTATCAAATGTACTGCTCAGCCGCACAACTAGAAAAAGACCTAAATATCTTGAAGGGAATAATGGCTGGTATTCATTCAGACCATCATGTAAACACCCAAGAAATCGCTCTTATTAAGGACTGGATTGATAATGCACTTGCTTTTGAGCGCTATTACCCTTATCGTGTATTCATTGATAACCTTCGAAAAGTAATTGCTGACAATATTATTACCGAAGAAGAAATTCAAGATATTAACTGGCTCTGCCAGCAGTACCTAAACAAAGATAACCCATATTATTGCGCCATTACAAGTGCTACTCAAACTTTAACTGGTATTTTAAGTGGTATTACTGCGGATGGAGAAATAAATGAAGAAGAAATAGACTTTTTGAACCATTGGTTAGACGAGCACCTCTTTTTGCGTAAAACTTGGTTGTTTGATGAAATTTACCGAGTTACAAAAGAGATAGTATTTACTAGACACCTTTCTCCTAATCTTTTGGCAGAAATCCAAAAGATTACCCAAATGGTTGCTTCAGACCTTGGCAATGTAGATAATTCCAAACTAATCGAGAAAATAAAGTTAGATACGGACATTTCAGAGATTTCTATCGAAGGCAAGACATTCTGTATTACTGGTAACTCCTTATACAATAGCCGTAAAGAAATTGTAGAGATGATAGAGGCTCACGGTGGCACTGCCATGAGTGGAGTCTCTTCCAAAACCGATTATCTCTTGATTTGCGATGAGAAGAATAGTTGCTGGGCATTTGCTAGTTATGGTCGCAAAGTCGAAAAAGCTCTACAATTGCAAAAGAGTGGTAAGTCTAAAATCGAAATAGTTTATGAGATAGATTTTTACAAACATCTCGATAAACCAAAGACAAGTCAAACGGTTAGCGATTCATTTCATGCTTTTGCTGAATTATTAGCTATTAGATTTTCCAATGAAAATGAGCTTCCTAATAGATTGAAAAATGAACCAACCAAGTCAAAAACTAATCAAAATTCGGCAACGGAAATATCATTCAGACAGAAGGTAGATTCTTGGAAATTCATAATTGCCAATATGCGTGATAAAATACCAACCGAATTAGTTATAAGATTGGCCTCATTAAGCCCAAGTATTGAGGAAAATGTAACACAAGTAACCCAAGTCAAAGACTTCTTAGACTTTACGGATTATTTGATTCTGAAGCGGGACGATGAGAAATGTGATGATGACGAGCTAGGACTACTAAGTACTCTTCACACACAATTCCAGAAAGTAATAGAGAAAAAGATTAGTGAAAGAGAGTGA